The following DNA comes from Chitinophaga nivalis.
AGCTGCGTAATGGCCAACACCATATCTGTAGCGGTAACACCTTCTGTCAGCCGGTTGGTGAGCTTTAAACCTATCACCTGCGGACAGGAAAAATAGATCGGTTGTCCCAGGATAGCGGCTTCCGCTTCGATTCCTCCTACGCCCCATCCCAGCACGCCAATACCATTTACCATGGGCGTATGGGAATCTGTTCCTACCAGGGTATCCGGAAACAGCCAGCCATCGCGGCTGATAACGCCATGCGCCAGGTACTCCAGGTTTACCTGGTGACAGATACCCATTCCCGGCGGCACTACCGTAAAGTTATCAAATGCCTGTTGTGCCCATTTCAAGAGCTGGTACCGTTCTTTATTCCGCTCATACTCATAGGCCACATTTTTCGTATAGGAATAATCGGTGCCGAAAAAATCTACCTGTACCGAGTGGTCTACCACCAGATCCACGGGGATAGCCGGATTGATTTTTGCCCCATCTCTCCCCTGCCGGATTACCTCCGCACGGATAGAGGCGATATCCACCACGGCTGCCACACCGGTAAAATCCTGCATCAGCACCCGTGCCGGTTTGAAGGGGATTTCCTGGTCTGTACTTCCCGGCGCCCAGTTTACCAGGATATTTACATGTTCGTCGGTAATCGCAAAACCATCATGGTTGCGCAATACATTTTCCAGCAAAATTCTGATGGAAAAGGGCAACCGGGATATCTTCCTGCCTTCCTGTTCCAGTTTGCTGAGCGAAGCAATTCGTTGTTGCATAGTCATCATTTGAGTTGGTGAGGTACCCCTTCAACAACGGAAAGAAAATTTTGTTTATTGCCTTTGCGTTAAAACATGGTTACATCAGGCTTTTGTATTTCATTGGGGCAATGGATTTTCCGGTTGCCGGCATACTCTTTTTTGTACTTACCATCCGGTAAAACAAGATAATCTCCCCTCACTTTTTCCGGCCGATGGTATAAAATTTTTGTTACGTATCCGATACTACCCGGGCTATCCTGCAGTAAATACGCACTTCTAACCCCTAGCTTTATAAGAAATAACCCTCATTAACCATGACCTATAAATTAAAGGTGCCCTCCACTTCCCGATTTATTCTGGAATATGCACTGGACCTGTACACCACTCCCCTTCAACAACATTATATTGATGCCATTGATTTCAGCGAAACAAGCCGCATCGCCTGGGAGTTACGGCAGGCTTACCCCACCATACCCGATGCTATCTACTACCGTAAATTAAGCATCCGGGAAATGTTCCGGGAACAGCTGCTGTTACAGCCACAGCAACAGGTCATTATTCTGGGGGCAGGTCTTGATCCGCTATCGTTGTATCTGCTGGAGAATTACAAAAACAACATCAAACATATCTTTGAAGTAGATAATGGTTACATCTTTGAAAAGAAAGCGATTTACGAAGAATTATTACCGGGGCAGAAAAGTATCCATTTTATTCGCTGCGACCTTACAGATACGCAGACACTGGCCGTACAGCTGGTAGAAAACGGATATAACGCTCACCTGCCTACGCTGATTATTTTCGAAGGGGTTATTCATTTCATTACCAATGAAGAATTTATCAACCTGATGCTGCTCTTTAAAACAAATGATCAGCGGAACATTGTAACAATGGATTATTTTCTAACCACTGCTACCGTGCCCCCTGCCTTTAAAACGGCCCACAGCCATGCATTAACGGTATTGGAAACCTATATCAACGGGGCATTGAACACCAACAGCCGCGATAACATACTCGCGCTGCTGGCTGCCCTGGGAGCATCCGGTGAAACGGTGGAGCCTTTAAATGAGATAGAATACAAAACTACCGGCAGTAATCATGTGTTTCATGTACCCGGTGAAGGCATGCTCGAGATGGTACTCTTTCATATCTGATTCCACCAGGGGTCCTGCGGATAACTTTCTCCTACCACTACCGGCTCTCCTATGCGTGGAGTAGTAATAGCCAGCTGGTGCAACGCCGCGCTTTTCGTGACACGTATCGCCGGTTCATTCCAGGGATGTAGCGATAATGCAAACTTGGCCCAGTGAACCGGCATTAATACTTTCGCCTGTAAGTCAATGGCTGCCTGTACGGTTTGCTCCGGCATCATATGTATAAAAGGCCATGCTTCATTATACTGCCCACATTCCAGTAACGCAATATCAAAAGGTCCCAGCTTGTCGCCAATCGTCTTGAAGTGGCTGTCATAGCCGGAATCGCCACCGATAAAAATTTTGTAGCCAAAAATTTCCAATACAAAAGAAGCCCATAAACTACCACCTCTTTTCAGTCCTCTGCCGGAAAAGTGTCGTGCCGGTGTAGCCGTTAACGTTATACCCGGTGCTACTGCTTCTGTATCCCACCAATCCATTTCCGTAATGGCAACATTATTACCGGCACATCCGGCAATATCGCGGCCTACCCCTAACGCCGTATAAAACCTGCCCGTACGGGATTTCAGCTGAGCAATTGTTTTTGTATCGAGATGATCATAGTGATTATGCGTGATGATCACCGCATCTATATCGGGCATATCTTTCACCTGATAGGCATCGGCACCCGGGAAGGCTTTCACCATAAAAGAAAAAGGAGATGCGCTGCCACTGAAAACAGGATCCACCAGGATATTCACGCCTTTCACCTGTATCAGGTAAGAAGAATGGCCAAACCAGACAATCACCGGCTTTTCGGACGACCGTTTTTTCAGGTCTGTTTTTATGGTGGGCAACGGTTTCGCCGGCTTTGTATCAGCAGGCCGGTTCAGGGCATCTTTCAGCATACTGAAATAGGTCACATCTTCCAGCTTCATCGGTGTCAGCGATAAATTCTGAAATACGCCATTGCTGAAATTGGCCGACCGTTGCATTTTCTCTTTTGCCGTCATTGATTTTTTTTGCATACGCATGAATTGGTACTTACAAAACGACCTGCTTTTCCTCATCTGGAACAGGGACTTTTATGAAGACGCACCGGCCGGCAAAATATTGTAATCAGCCGGCCGGTATCTTCCATTCCCTTCTATGATCGTGCCAATATGGTTTTCCCCCGGGCCATCACCCGCAGCAGGCGGATATTGCCATAAAAGGCAGAATGGTACTTCGCATCTTTTATCCGGTGCCGGGTATAGGCCGCCAGTACATCCGCAGCTGTAATCACCCCCAGCAATTGCTTATGATCGCTGTTATCCAATACAGCCAACACATCTATCGGGTAGCTGCCCAGTATAGTGGTCACCGTCTGCATGTTATCTGTGGCCAGCACATAAGGCAGGTTTTTCTCCGGTATCAGCGGCAAGGCTGCAGGCGCGTTATCTGCCGCCAGGCCGGCCCGGTGCAGGTAACCTTTGAATCTGCCACCAGCATCTGTTACCGGCAGATAAGCCTGATAACAGGGCTGTTGCTCCAGGAGCCGGCTGACCGTGGCCGACGTCATCTGTTCCTGTATAGAAACTAATGACGGCTGCATCGCTGCTGTTGCGCTGAGTTGCTGCAACAGGTCGGGGGTATATTCCTCCGGTGTAGCCACGCCCCGGCGCCGGATCTTTTCCGTCATAATACTTCCTTTCATCAGGAAAAAGGAAACGAAGTAAGCGGTTGTACAGGCGCCGATCAGCGGCAACAAACCATGTGTCTGCCCGGTTGTTTCCAGCGCAAACACAATTGCGGTAAGCAATGCCCGGGAAGACCCGGCAAACATGGCTGCCATTCCTATTAAAGCGGCAGTGGCGATGTTGATATCGCTGCCTGGCAACAGGTGTAGTACTCCCGCGCCCAGCAAGGCTCCCAACGCGCCGCCAATGGTAAACAACGGCGCCAGCGTACCACCGGAAGTACCACTGCCCAATGAAATTACCCAGGAAAGATATTTCAGGATACATAGTGATAAAATCAGCAACAAAGGCACCTGTCCTGTCAATAAACTTTTGATATTATCGTACCCTACGCCCATGGTATGTGGCGCAAAATAACCAATTCCTCCTACTGCCAGTCCGCCGATTGCCGGCCACCACATCCAGTGTATCGGTAGTTTTTCAAACAGGTCTTCCACCCAATATACAGAGCGGGATACGCCGGCGGCCACCACGCCGATCACGGCTCCCATCAATACATAGGTGAGCAGGGCTTTGTCGGATACCGCCGGAATATCCGGCATAGCAAATACCGGTTGGTTGTCGAACAGCAACAGGTGCATGCCGCCACCGGTAATACAGGCAATGGCTACCGGAATCACTGCCCGCGGCGAGAATTCAAACAGCAGCAGCTCTATCGCCAGCAGGATTGCCGCCAGCGGGCTGCCAAAAATAGCCGACATCCCGGCACAGGCGCCGGCCGCCAGTAACACCTTGCGTTCTGCCGCAGAAATATGAATCACCTGGCCGGTAAAGGAACCAATGGCGCCTCCCGTGGCAATAATAGGTCCTTCTGCGCCAAACGGGCCGCCCGTGCCGATGGAAATGGCGGCAGACAAGGGTTTCAGCAATGTTATTATGGGTGGTATCCGGCTTTGGTGCAGGATAATATTTTCCATGGCTTCGGGAATGCCATGACCGCGGATAGCTTTGCTGCCAAAACGCGCCATCACCCCCACGATGAGGCTACCCAATACCGGTACGGCAATGACAAACAGTCCCAGCTGATTACCGGCCGGCCCATTTTCTGCAAAAGAAAAACGGCCGTAGAAGGCCAGGTTGGTAAATAAACTGATCAATAATACCAGCCCTTTGGCCACCACGCCTATTGCCAGGGCATTCAAACATGCCTGTAAACTCAGGTAAAATACCCTTCCGGACATGTTTCCCGCGAATGCTCGCTTCTTTTTATGATTCATATTATAAAAAACGTCTTTTAAAAACACAAATTGACCACAAAAATATGATTCAAATCATATTAAAAGTTGTTTTTTCTTTCAAAAACTCAAAAAAGTACTAGTATTGCAGGCATGAAAAAGACCGGGGTCTGCGATTTAAAGACATGTTTTTTATGCCAGTTCTGTATACCGGAATGGCGGCCGGCTGTGGCCCAGCACAAGCAGCACCTGTTCTTTAAAAAGGGAGCCGGCATCTTCACCGAAGGCACTACTGCCACCGGCATCTTTTTTTTGTATGAAGGAAAAGTAAAAGTGCACAAGCAGTGGGGGGAGGAAAAAGACCTGATTGTACGGTTTGCCCGGAAAGGCGATATACTGGGGCACCGCGGACTGGGCAGCGATCAGCGCGTGTATACCGTATCTGCTACTGCCCTGGAAGATACCACAGTGTGTTTTATTGACTTTGCTTTTTTTGAGGCTTCCCTGAAAGTAAATCCTGCCTTCACCTATAAACTGATGCAGTTTTTTGCAGCAGAACTACAGGAAGCAGAACGCAGGATGCGCAATCTCGTGCACATGGACGTTAAAAGCAGGCTGGCGGATGCCTTACTGGAAATAAGCCGGCTACATGATAACCTCCGCTTCTCCATCAGCCGCCAGGACCTGGCTTCCTTTACCGGCAGTACCTATGAAACCGTATACCGCATCCTGCAGGAATTTATTCAGCAAAAAATTATTCTGGCAGAAGGTAAATCCATTACCCTGCTGCAGGAAAAACAACTACAGCAACTGGTAGCTGGTTAAATTATTCTGTAATAGTCAAACGCGCTATTTTTCGTGCATGCTTTTCCGTTATAGCCGTCCATTCCGGCTGGAAGATATTGTTGTTATATAAATCTGCTGCGTAGCGATAGGTAATAGCCGACAGATGCCAGCCAAATACCGGCTCGAGAAATTGTATGCCATCTGCGATCACCCGCTCCAGCACCCGTTTTTTGGAGATGCCTGCTTTCTCACAATAATGATCCAGGAATGCTCCCCGGCCTATCTTTACATATTCTACCAACAGATCTTCCGTGATCCATTGTACCGGCACTGCTTCCATCTGATGATCGGCCCGGCGGATGGCCAGCAACAATAATTCCGGCTCATAAAATGCTTCCGGGATATCGTGTTTCAACATAGCGCCATGTGCTGCCCCGAGGTAACAGAGTTCCCGGGTGATGTATTCCTCCGGCAGATAACGGAGTGCTTTCCCATCTTTTTCCACAGCATAGGCTACCAGCGATGCATCCAGCAGTGCAGCCGGGAAATAAGCCAGCGCGCCTACATAACCATGCAGCGCCATCATACAAAGCTCGTGGGTGCGCATTTCCGGTGGCACCCGTTTCAGGTCTTGCCAATTGCTTTTCACCTTGCGTTGCCAGTAGGCAGCATCTTGTACCGTGGCACGGAGTACATATTCTCCCGCTGCCAGGTCACGCCGCAATTCTTCAAAAGTAGTCGTCAGCGGATTGTGTAACAGGGTGCGTAAACCCACCGCTATTTCATCATCGTCTTCTTCGCCCTCCGTACAATGATTCGCTGCCGGCATCTCCGGGTCATTATCATGATAATAAAAAGTAGTGACTGGTGGTACCGTTGGTGTAAAATGATAATCTTCTGCAATAAATACCGGTGCTGTGAGTGTACCGCCACATTGCATCCAGCCATGGTTATAGTGTAACAGGATCATTTCTTCTGCTGTGATATTCCCTGTGACATGCACCGGTGAACCGCCGATCAGCAAACTCCTGCAATGTACATCCCCCGCTACATACAGCGCCGGGCCGTAATCGCCGGTTTCATTCAGGATACTACCTGCTACCGTCAGGTTACCTGTGACGATGTATCCCTGGATACGTTGTCCATCTGGTGTATCCGGCAAAGTGTCTGTATCCAGTATTAAATGATCGGTCAATGCCAGATCTCCTTCGTGTATATAAAAATAATCGGTGTCTGCGATGATATCAAAAAACATCTCCTCACTTTCATATATCAGTGCAGCGATATGATACTGCGCATTTGCATCTTTGCAGGAGATCAGGCGAAACTTCTTTTCCATATGACTGATTCGTATATTTATTATCGTTATTACAAGCAAAAGGTATGCATAAAAGAGTAAAATTCGATTTTGACATCCGCTTCACCAATGGTGGCGGCATCCAGGGAGAAGATTTCAGGCTGGATATTTCCGGAGATGATATCGCCGACGAAGCCCTCGCAGCTTATATTGTAGCAGATATGCGCTTATTGATGGTAGGTACGGTAAAAATTCTCAACAAGGAAATCCTCACCGAACCACATAAGCGTACACCGGTAGATACGCCTGCCGGCAGTTATCTCGTAGACCTGAGCCATACGATTGAAGCCGGACTGGTGACCTATAAAGGCCTGCCTGCACCGATTGTATGTGATTACCTGAGCCGGGAAGACTCCAAAAAATTCTATGAACCCGGTACTTCTTTCCAGATTGGAAAAATTGAAATGGTGACCAATACCGGTACTTACATCGACTGTCCTTTTCATCGTTATGAACATGGCAAAGACCTGTCGGAAGTAGCGCTGGAAGCCTTTGCAGATCTTGCCGGCACCGTTATCCGCGTGCCTTATACCGATACACTTGCCATCAACGCCGACCTGCTCCGGAACTATGAAATCCGCAACCGGGCCGTACTAGTCCATACCGGCTGGGCTACTCATTGGAATACGCCTGCCTACTATGAAAATCATCCTTACCTGACTGCAGATGCAGCGGAATACCTCCGTGACTGTGCCGTAAAACTGGTAGGCATCGATTCGCATAACATTGATGATACCCGTGGTAACAGCCGGCCGGTACATAGTACGCTGCTGGGCGCTGAAATACTGATTGTGGAACATCTGTGCAACCTGGAAGCATTGCCACAGGATGGGTTTACCTTTAGTGCCGTACCACCCAAATTCAAAGGAGCGGGCACTTT
Coding sequences within:
- a CDS encoding class I SAM-dependent methyltransferase — encoded protein: MTYKLKVPSTSRFILEYALDLYTTPLQQHYIDAIDFSETSRIAWELRQAYPTIPDAIYYRKLSIREMFREQLLLQPQQQVIILGAGLDPLSLYLLENYKNNIKHIFEVDNGYIFEKKAIYEELLPGQKSIHFIRCDLTDTQTLAVQLVENGYNAHLPTLIIFEGVIHFITNEEFINLMLLFKTNDQRNIVTMDYFLTTATVPPAFKTAHSHALTVLETYINGALNTNSRDNILALLAALGASGETVEPLNEIEYKTTGSNHVFHVPGEGMLEMVLFHI
- a CDS encoding chloride channel protein translates to MSGRVFYLSLQACLNALAIGVVAKGLVLLISLFTNLAFYGRFSFAENGPAGNQLGLFVIAVPVLGSLIVGVMARFGSKAIRGHGIPEAMENIILHQSRIPPIITLLKPLSAAISIGTGGPFGAEGPIIATGGAIGSFTGQVIHISAAERKVLLAAGACAGMSAIFGSPLAAILLAIELLLFEFSPRAVIPVAIACITGGGMHLLLFDNQPVFAMPDIPAVSDKALLTYVLMGAVIGVVAAGVSRSVYWVEDLFEKLPIHWMWWPAIGGLAVGGIGYFAPHTMGVGYDNIKSLLTGQVPLLLILSLCILKYLSWVISLGSGTSGGTLAPLFTIGGALGALLGAGVLHLLPGSDINIATAALIGMAAMFAGSSRALLTAIVFALETTGQTHGLLPLIGACTTAYFVSFFLMKGSIMTEKIRRRGVATPEEYTPDLLQQLSATAAMQPSLVSIQEQMTSATVSRLLEQQPCYQAYLPVTDAGGRFKGYLHRAGLAADNAPAALPLIPEKNLPYVLATDNMQTVTTILGSYPIDVLAVLDNSDHKQLLGVITAADVLAAYTRHRIKDAKYHSAFYGNIRLLRVMARGKTILARS
- a CDS encoding polymer-forming cytoskeletal protein, giving the protein MEKKFRLISCKDANAQYHIAALIYESEEMFFDIIADTDYFYIHEGDLALTDHLILDTDTLPDTPDGQRIQGYIVTGNLTVAGSILNETGDYGPALYVAGDVHCRSLLIGGSPVHVTGNITAEEMILLHYNHGWMQCGGTLTAPVFIAEDYHFTPTVPPVTTFYYHDNDPEMPAANHCTEGEEDDDEIAVGLRTLLHNPLTTTFEELRRDLAAGEYVLRATVQDAAYWQRKVKSNWQDLKRVPPEMRTHELCMMALHGYVGALAYFPAALLDASLVAYAVEKDGKALRYLPEEYITRELCYLGAAHGAMLKHDIPEAFYEPELLLLAIRRADHQMEAVPVQWITEDLLVEYVKIGRGAFLDHYCEKAGISKKRVLERVIADGIQFLEPVFGWHLSAITYRYAADLYNNNIFQPEWTAITEKHARKIARLTITE
- a CDS encoding MBL fold metallo-hydrolase, which encodes MQKKSMTAKEKMQRSANFSNGVFQNLSLTPMKLEDVTYFSMLKDALNRPADTKPAKPLPTIKTDLKKRSSEKPVIVWFGHSSYLIQVKGVNILVDPVFSGSASPFSFMVKAFPGADAYQVKDMPDIDAVIITHNHYDHLDTKTIAQLKSRTGRFYTALGVGRDIAGCAGNNVAITEMDWWDTEAVAPGITLTATPARHFSGRGLKRGGSLWASFVLEIFGYKIFIGGDSGYDSHFKTIGDKLGPFDIALLECGQYNEAWPFIHMMPEQTVQAAIDLQAKVLMPVHWAKFALSLHPWNEPAIRVTKSAALHQLAITTPRIGEPVVVGESYPQDPWWNQI
- a CDS encoding Crp/Fnr family transcriptional regulator; translation: MAQHKQHLFFKKGAGIFTEGTTATGIFFLYEGKVKVHKQWGEEKDLIVRFARKGDILGHRGLGSDQRVYTVSATALEDTTVCFIDFAFFEASLKVNPAFTYKLMQFFAAELQEAERRMRNLVHMDVKSRLADALLEISRLHDNLRFSISRQDLASFTGSTYETVYRILQEFIQQKIILAEGKSITLLQEKQLQQLVAG
- a CDS encoding cyclase family protein, translating into MHKRVKFDFDIRFTNGGGIQGEDFRLDISGDDIADEALAAYIVADMRLLMVGTVKILNKEILTEPHKRTPVDTPAGSYLVDLSHTIEAGLVTYKGLPAPIVCDYLSREDSKKFYEPGTSFQIGKIEMVTNTGTYIDCPFHRYEHGKDLSEVALEAFADLAGTVIRVPYTDTLAINADLLRNYEIRNRAVLVHTGWATHWNTPAYYENHPYLTADAAEYLRDCAVKLVGIDSHNIDDTRGNSRPVHSTLLGAEILIVEHLCNLEALPQDGFTFSAVPPKFKGAGTFPVRAMARLEQR